In one Nitrososphaera viennensis EN76 genomic region, the following are encoded:
- a CDS encoding GMC family oxidoreductase N-terminal domain-containing protein — protein MTTGSGMIYGLEKIRDRRESYTVVTHDIIENADVCVIGSGAAGAIIASKLAQDGKSVVLIEKGGYYDAEDMNQREIEMIPLLWKNGGATFTDNLRMLVVQGQCLGGSTVINDAVCFRTPQVTREQWRGMGANIPDERWDAAIEEVWKAIHASKVQDFELNDNNRMLRRACEAKGYKAGNNDRNCRSCMQCGMCHIGCHYETKQDMLVTYIRKAVRGTGIRIYCDCSAERITYRSGVADGAEGDFVDRATGQVKFKIRVNAKAVVVSAGTIASSQILLKNAIAPDRAGRGLTFHPASFLLGRFQKAINAYDGIPMAYTCHEFGVTNGVRDGGFLIESIFLPVLQFSLGVPSFYESHSLLMDDFVNYAMAGVMVRDEPAGTVSLTAAGNPKVHYEPAPRVIQDFAKGLRVLAEMWFDAGAIEVIGGHRDFFRLSSRADIDKLIHAVEKNPDGLQLASAHPQGGNRMGDDPATCVVDSNCRVHGFSNLFVCDASVFPTAVGVNPQVTVMALATMTADYISKNWKSSFSKMPLSASEGECCSLAQPMYCSAARLEAMFAREKNRMPIETMINAADEEPSPSSWSFDKDSLTIHNDNHWKGFFPVDQDVATMSIKYFGGFWKRFFKNKDGKIAGITHPYDAPVFADNVPEFLDHPRYGKVVHLKYTGAEFAMFYDLLKLVDKDTILGKAFFGVPPEGQQMLVFCMSRKYGVEFMTEKDHEKIFSEHGRAPAADEVLGRWTGRLVSDSALTPRVQTFTYSKDGSGTLQMQYVFGNLLSGISRVSLTSEQMYMYDYTNWHDEVRIVTEDLMVGKWCSPAGQFPLDFGPSFLSVEQVPEGQRFCLRFILRRR, from the coding sequence ATGACGACCGGCAGCGGCATGATATACGGCCTTGAAAAGATCCGCGACAGGCGGGAGAGCTACACTGTTGTCACGCATGACATTATAGAGAACGCGGATGTCTGCGTCATAGGCTCGGGCGCGGCAGGCGCGATAATCGCAAGCAAGCTGGCGCAGGACGGGAAATCCGTCGTGCTCATTGAAAAGGGCGGCTACTATGACGCCGAGGACATGAACCAGCGCGAGATCGAGATGATCCCGCTCCTGTGGAAGAACGGCGGGGCCACGTTTACCGACAACCTGCGTATGCTGGTCGTGCAGGGCCAGTGCCTTGGCGGCTCGACCGTGATAAACGACGCCGTGTGCTTTCGCACGCCGCAGGTGACGCGGGAGCAGTGGCGCGGCATGGGCGCAAACATACCTGACGAAAGATGGGATGCCGCCATAGAAGAAGTATGGAAGGCCATCCACGCAAGCAAGGTCCAGGACTTTGAACTGAACGACAACAACAGGATGCTAAGGCGAGCCTGCGAGGCCAAAGGGTACAAGGCCGGCAACAACGACAGGAACTGCCGCAGCTGCATGCAGTGCGGCATGTGCCACATCGGCTGCCACTATGAAACCAAGCAGGACATGCTTGTCACATACATACGCAAGGCGGTGCGCGGAACTGGCATCAGGATCTACTGCGACTGCTCTGCAGAGCGGATAACCTACAGAAGCGGAGTTGCAGACGGGGCCGAGGGAGACTTTGTCGACAGGGCCACAGGCCAGGTAAAGTTCAAGATCAGGGTAAACGCCAAGGCCGTGGTGGTCTCTGCCGGCACGATTGCGTCGTCGCAGATATTGCTCAAAAATGCCATTGCGCCTGACAGGGCGGGCAGGGGGCTGACGTTCCATCCTGCGTCGTTTCTGCTCGGCAGGTTCCAGAAGGCGATAAACGCGTACGACGGCATTCCGATGGCTTACACGTGCCACGAGTTTGGAGTCACAAACGGCGTCAGGGACGGCGGCTTTTTGATAGAGAGCATATTCCTGCCAGTGCTGCAGTTCTCCCTTGGCGTGCCATCGTTCTACGAGAGCCACTCTCTACTCATGGACGACTTTGTCAATTATGCAATGGCCGGCGTGATGGTGCGCGACGAGCCTGCAGGGACAGTCTCGCTGACTGCCGCCGGCAACCCGAAGGTGCACTACGAGCCGGCGCCTCGCGTGATCCAGGATTTTGCAAAGGGCCTGCGCGTCCTTGCAGAGATGTGGTTTGACGCAGGCGCAATAGAGGTCATTGGCGGCCACAGGGACTTTTTCAGGCTCTCAAGCAGGGCAGACATTGACAAGCTCATCCACGCCGTTGAGAAAAATCCTGACGGGCTGCAGCTTGCCTCTGCGCACCCCCAAGGAGGCAACAGGATGGGAGACGACCCCGCCACGTGCGTCGTGGATTCAAACTGCAGGGTGCACGGCTTTAGCAACCTGTTCGTGTGCGACGCAAGCGTCTTTCCGACGGCAGTCGGAGTCAACCCGCAGGTCACGGTGATGGCCCTTGCCACGATGACTGCCGACTACATCAGCAAGAACTGGAAATCATCATTTTCCAAGATGCCTCTGTCTGCAAGCGAGGGAGAATGCTGCTCGCTTGCACAGCCGATGTACTGCTCGGCCGCAAGGCTTGAGGCCATGTTTGCACGCGAAAAGAACAGGATGCCGATTGAAACCATGATAAATGCTGCAGACGAGGAGCCCAGCCCGTCCAGCTGGTCGTTTGACAAGGACTCGCTTACCATACACAATGACAACCACTGGAAGGGGTTCTTCCCGGTTGACCAAGACGTGGCAACAATGTCGATAAAGTATTTTGGCGGCTTTTGGAAGCGCTTTTTCAAAAATAAGGACGGCAAGATTGCTGGCATTACGCACCCGTACGACGCGCCAGTATTTGCAGACAACGTGCCTGAATTTCTGGACCACCCACGCTATGGCAAAGTCGTGCATCTGAAATACACCGGCGCAGAGTTTGCCATGTTCTACGACCTCTTGAAGTTAGTGGACAAGGACACGATACTTGGAAAAGCGTTCTTTGGAGTGCCGCCTGAAGGCCAGCAGATGCTTGTCTTTTGCATGTCAAGAAAGTACGGCGTGGAATTTATGACAGAAAAGGATCATGAAAAGATCTTTTCCGAGCACGGGCGCGCTCCCGCTGCTGATGAGGTGCTAGGCAGGTGGACTGGCAGGCTTGTCTCGGACAGCGCGCTCACGCCGCGCGTCCAGACCTTCACGTACTCTAAAGACGGCTCTGGCACGCTTCAGATGCAGTACGTGTTTGGCAACCTTCTGAGCGGCATATCGCGGGTGTCGCTTACCAGCGAGCAGATGTACATGTACGACTATACTAATTGGCACGACGAGGTAAGGATCGTCACGGAAGACTTGATGGTCGGCAAGTGGTGCTCGCCTGCCGGCCAGTTCCCGCTTGACTTTGGGCCGAGCTTTTTGAGCGTGGAACAGGTGCCAGAAGGCCAGAGATTCTGCCTGCGCTTTATACTCAGGCGCAGGTGA
- a CDS encoding transthyretin-like family protein: MATTIYTITGRARDAGGKPVADLLVEAFDSDMGSADDFLGSALTNKLGNFRIKFSDTSFKGKYEILEREPDVYLVISDEYGVVKKRTETRSNARNLKFDVRITADDDDLPYHDPYVNASQRMLALFAAAGDGVDPALIDPAWTATLMMRSITSYMHYADPKIARLYGYPGPQVIARPKEFPKHSHVISWRRTK; the protein is encoded by the coding sequence ATGGCCACCACCATCTACACCATCACCGGAAGGGCTAGAGATGCAGGCGGCAAGCCCGTTGCAGACCTGCTCGTCGAGGCGTTTGACAGCGACATGGGATCGGCAGACGATTTCCTCGGGAGCGCGCTTACGAACAAGCTTGGCAATTTCCGGATCAAATTTTCTGACACGTCATTCAAAGGCAAGTATGAAATACTAGAGCGCGAGCCTGACGTCTACCTTGTCATAAGCGACGAGTATGGCGTGGTAAAGAAAAGGACAGAAACAAGGAGCAATGCCAGGAACCTGAAATTTGATGTCAGGATAACCGCCGACGATGATGACCTCCCTTACCATGACCCGTACGTCAACGCGTCGCAGCGCATGCTTGCGCTCTTTGCGGCCGCAGGCGACGGGGTTGATCCTGCGCTGATAGACCCTGCCTGGACTGCCACGCTCATGATGAGGTCGATTACAAGCTACATGCACTACGCCGACCCCAAGATAGCTAGGCTGTACGGCTACCCTGGCCCGCAGGTCATTGCAAGGCCCAAAGAGTTTCCAAAGCACAGCCACGTCATTTCCTGGAGGCGCACGAAATAA
- a CDS encoding SPL family radical SAM protein, whose product MSGLWYDISAPRYEAKQAKSIIHPFAVRGYTGMTINPYQGCQHRCAYCYATYEWSPEFYDKVYAKSNAPEVLEKELQSWKGSTINPVMVASATDAYQPAELKYGLTRRCVQVLQKYNVPYYVFTKSAIIERDLELHRRYAHNCFVVWSITTANERIRRVVEPGTPPAERIFAVIKKFTDAGVPCGVNVDPIMPLVTDTDEELDAVVDCCKEAGVKYVFGAMLRMREDIWDRMKLALRLLGIPDGERRYRQIYEIKEPLAKPYIACNKEYGKKVTDRLYKKIESRGLCPDFPDHVRPQDIDRSCAGQTTMLSFTETSSD is encoded by the coding sequence ATGTCAGGGCTATGGTATGACATTTCAGCTCCCAGGTACGAGGCCAAGCAGGCCAAGTCGATAATCCACCCCTTTGCAGTCAGGGGATACACGGGCATGACCATAAACCCGTACCAGGGCTGCCAGCACCGGTGCGCCTACTGCTACGCTACCTACGAATGGTCGCCCGAATTCTATGACAAGGTCTATGCCAAGAGCAACGCGCCGGAGGTTCTCGAGAAGGAGCTCCAGTCATGGAAGGGAAGCACCATAAACCCAGTGATGGTCGCCTCGGCAACCGACGCCTACCAGCCGGCAGAGCTGAAGTACGGCCTGACAAGGAGGTGCGTGCAGGTGCTGCAAAAGTATAACGTGCCGTACTATGTCTTTACAAAATCCGCAATCATAGAGCGCGACCTTGAGCTGCACCGCAGGTACGCCCACAACTGCTTTGTCGTCTGGTCGATAACGACTGCAAACGAGAGGATAAGGCGCGTGGTGGAGCCTGGCACGCCCCCGGCAGAGCGGATATTTGCAGTCATCAAAAAGTTCACGGACGCCGGCGTGCCATGCGGCGTAAACGTCGACCCGATAATGCCCCTTGTCACCGACACCGACGAGGAGCTCGACGCGGTTGTGGACTGCTGCAAGGAAGCAGGCGTGAAATACGTCTTTGGCGCGATGCTCCGCATGCGCGAGGACATCTGGGACCGCATGAAGCTGGCCCTCCGGCTGCTTGGAATTCCTGACGGCGAGAGGCGCTACCGCCAGATCTATGAAATCAAAGAGCCGCTTGCCAAGCCGTATATTGCCTGCAACAAGGAATACGGAAAAAAGGTGACAGACAGGCTCTACAAGAAGATAGAGTCGCGGGGCCTCTGCCCAGACTTTCCTGATCACGTGCGGCCACAGGACATTGACAGGTCGTGTGCAGGCCAGACCACTATGCTTTCATTCACAGAAACCTCTAGCGACTAG
- a CDS encoding NUDIX domain-containing protein: MQMSHRNPTPTVDAILQKGSKVLMVRRKKDPFKGMLALPGGFVNEGETVEDAMKREVLEETSLEVEPIDILGVYSDPRRDPRMHTMTVVFVAIIIGGREKAQDDAASLEWVELAGIEKAAFDHAQILADYRQWKGSAGTYWSTKRRHS, encoded by the coding sequence ATGCAGATGAGCCATCGCAATCCCACGCCCACAGTAGACGCCATACTGCAAAAAGGCTCCAAGGTCCTAATGGTAAGGAGGAAAAAGGACCCGTTCAAGGGCATGCTTGCGCTGCCAGGAGGATTTGTAAACGAGGGCGAGACCGTCGAGGACGCGATGAAGCGCGAAGTGCTTGAAGAGACTTCGCTTGAAGTAGAGCCAATAGACATCCTTGGCGTCTACTCTGACCCGCGCAGGGACCCGAGGATGCACACCATGACGGTGGTGTTTGTGGCAATAATAATAGGCGGCAGGGAAAAGGCGCAGGACGACGCGGCAAGCCTTGAATGGGTAGAGCTTGCAGGCATTGAAAAGGCGGCATTTGACCATGCGCAGATACTTGCAGATTATCGCCAGTGGAAGGGGAGCGCTGGCACATACTGGTCGACAAAGCGCAGACACAGTTGA
- the sufB gene encoding Fe-S cluster assembly protein SufB — protein MTAEDLNMDYSKYDFKDSTELYVYLSKKGLSRGTVEEISRMKGEPDWMRNFRLRSFDVFMSKPMPEWGGDLSKIDFQNIYYYAKASEKQGKSWDEVPESVRNTFEKLGIPEAERKFLAGVGAQYESEVVYHNLRDDLAKKGVIFVDTDTAVKEYPEIVKKHFGKVIPPEDNKFAALNSAVWSGGSFIYVPPNVKVDLPLQAYFRINAENIGQFERTLIIADEGADVHYIEGCTAPVYSTESLHSAVVELIAKKGAKIRYTTIQNWSKDVYNLVTKRAYAYEGASVEWIDGNIGSKLTMKYPGVYMLGKGAHAEVVSIAFAGGGQHQDAGAKAVHLAPNTTSRITSKSVSKDSGRTTYRGLLHVAKGATGVKSNVRCDALLLDEKSRTDTYPYIEVNEDDATITHEATVGKIGEDQIFYLMSRGYTESDALSMIVGGFIEPFTKELPMEYAVELNRLVKLEMEGSVG, from the coding sequence ATGACCGCAGAAGACCTTAACATGGATTATAGCAAGTACGACTTTAAGGATTCAACAGAGCTTTACGTTTACCTTAGCAAAAAGGGGCTCTCCCGTGGCACTGTAGAGGAAATCAGCCGCATGAAGGGTGAGCCGGACTGGATGCGCAATTTCAGACTCAGGTCTTTTGACGTTTTCATGAGCAAGCCTATGCCAGAATGGGGAGGCGACCTCTCAAAGATTGACTTTCAGAACATCTACTACTATGCCAAGGCTTCTGAGAAGCAGGGCAAGAGCTGGGATGAAGTGCCCGAATCGGTCAGGAACACGTTTGAGAAACTCGGTATCCCGGAGGCAGAGCGCAAGTTCCTAGCAGGCGTGGGCGCACAATATGAATCAGAGGTGGTTTACCACAACCTGCGCGACGACCTTGCGAAAAAGGGCGTAATTTTCGTTGACACAGATACTGCTGTAAAGGAATACCCCGAGATAGTAAAGAAGCACTTTGGCAAGGTCATACCGCCAGAGGACAACAAGTTTGCAGCGCTCAACAGCGCGGTTTGGTCCGGCGGCTCGTTCATCTACGTCCCGCCAAACGTCAAGGTAGACCTCCCGCTGCAAGCATATTTCAGGATCAACGCAGAGAACATCGGCCAGTTCGAGCGCACGCTCATCATAGCGGACGAAGGCGCTGACGTCCACTACATCGAGGGCTGCACGGCGCCGGTGTATTCGACGGAATCGCTGCACTCTGCAGTCGTTGAGCTGATCGCAAAGAAGGGAGCCAAGATCCGCTATACAACCATCCAGAACTGGAGCAAGGACGTCTACAACCTTGTGACAAAGAGAGCGTATGCGTACGAGGGGGCGTCTGTCGAGTGGATCGACGGCAACATCGGAAGCAAACTGACGATGAAATACCCGGGTGTCTACATGCTCGGCAAGGGCGCGCACGCAGAGGTCGTTTCAATCGCGTTTGCAGGCGGCGGCCAGCACCAGGACGCAGGGGCAAAGGCAGTCCACCTTGCACCAAACACGACATCAAGGATCACGAGCAAGTCGGTCAGCAAGGACTCTGGCAGGACCACCTACAGGGGGCTGTTGCACGTGGCCAAGGGCGCCACGGGAGTCAAGTCAAACGTCAGGTGCGATGCGCTGTTGCTTGACGAAAAGTCCAGGACCGACACGTACCCGTACATCGAGGTAAACGAGGACGACGCGACAATCACCCACGAGGCGACCGTAGGCAAGATAGGCGAGGACCAGATATTCTACCTGATGTCACGCGGATACACCGAGTCTGACGCACTGTCCATGATAGTCGGCGGCTTTATCGAGCCGTTCACAAAAGAACTGCCGATGGAATACGCAGTCGAGCTCAACAGGCTGGTAAAGCTCGAGATGGAAGGCTCTGTCGGTTAA
- a CDS encoding SufB/SufD family protein: MPTTLANINAGNIDEVSAKDPAWLAEDRKKAIAKYLSLPNEVSPLYSKYSDANRIKPQGVHLNFAQGGSRHAISGDLVKRLEELEKETGILQVGAEISKIVIKESVAKQGVIVTGIRDAISKHADIVKAHMEANPLDHGEDRFMALEAAAFQSGVFVYVPRNVVLEEPIRIITSLADDGTSLVSRNVFVAEQGAKATVVQELYAPGTGNASETQQGYFELIETSVKQNAHLEAVTLQAMGTDTVCVSNRKAFVERDAKMSWYVGLFGTMLSRFKTDSIMKGQGATAEDVEIVFGVSNQSFDIMSNLIHNGQFSRGKVQVKSVMKDTSKSLFKGMIKIGKDGKGTESYLAGHAILLDKGAKSDSIPGLEILTNEVRATHSASVAQIDENQIFYLTTRGLSREGAKREIVSGFLEPLSRKMGPTIRAWINYLIENKWQGNPLMLRADEAMEQILEVEKSRYRETQDIFEKHYKYR; this comes from the coding sequence ATGCCGACCACACTTGCCAACATCAACGCAGGCAACATAGATGAAGTGTCTGCAAAAGATCCTGCATGGCTTGCAGAGGACAGGAAAAAGGCCATCGCAAAATACCTCTCGCTTCCAAACGAGGTCTCGCCACTCTACTCGAAATACTCTGACGCAAACAGGATCAAGCCGCAGGGCGTGCACCTGAATTTTGCTCAGGGCGGCAGCAGGCACGCGATAAGCGGCGACCTTGTCAAGAGGCTTGAAGAGCTTGAAAAAGAGACGGGGATATTGCAGGTGGGCGCCGAGATAAGCAAGATCGTCATTAAAGAGAGCGTAGCAAAGCAGGGAGTAATCGTAACGGGCATCAGGGACGCAATTTCCAAGCACGCAGACATTGTCAAGGCGCACATGGAGGCAAACCCGCTTGACCACGGCGAGGACAGGTTCATGGCGCTTGAAGCGGCCGCATTCCAGTCGGGCGTCTTTGTCTACGTTCCAAGGAACGTCGTCCTTGAAGAGCCTATCAGGATCATAACGTCGCTTGCAGACGACGGCACGTCGCTCGTGTCAAGGAACGTCTTTGTGGCAGAACAGGGCGCCAAGGCGACCGTTGTGCAAGAGCTGTACGCGCCGGGTACTGGCAACGCTTCCGAAACGCAGCAAGGCTATTTTGAATTAATCGAGACATCGGTCAAGCAAAACGCGCACCTTGAAGCAGTCACGCTTCAGGCAATGGGCACGGACACTGTTTGCGTTTCAAACAGGAAGGCGTTTGTTGAAAGGGACGCCAAGATGTCGTGGTACGTCGGCCTCTTTGGCACCATGCTTTCAAGGTTCAAGACGGACAGCATCATGAAGGGCCAGGGCGCGACCGCCGAAGACGTAGAGATAGTCTTTGGAGTAAGCAACCAGTCGTTTGACATCATGTCGAATTTGATCCACAACGGCCAGTTCTCCCGCGGCAAGGTGCAGGTCAAGTCGGTCATGAAGGACACCTCAAAGTCGCTGTTCAAGGGCATGATAAAAATCGGCAAGGACGGCAAGGGAACGGAATCGTACCTTGCAGGCCACGCAATCCTGCTTGACAAGGGCGCCAAGTCAGACTCGATACCGGGCCTTGAGATCCTGACAAACGAGGTCAGGGCGACGCACTCGGCCTCGGTAGCCCAGATTGACGAGAACCAGATATTCTACCTCACCACGAGGGGCCTGAGCAGGGAAGGCGCCAAGCGCGAGATAGTCTCGGGTTTTCTCGAGCCGCTGTCAAGAAAGATGGGCCCGACAATAAGGGCGTGGATAAACTACCTGATAGAGAACAAGTGGCAGGGCAACCCACTCATGCTTCGCGCCGACGAGGCGATGGAGCAGATCCTCGAAGTCGAGAAATCGCGCTACCGCGAGACGCAGGACATCTTTGAAAAGCACTACAAGTACAGGTAG
- a CDS encoding non-heme iron oxygenase ferredoxin subunit gives MEEEEWVRVCDAGSLSSGELVEFDHRSKKLMVAKMGNDVYATDRICTHAYADLTGGFVNEGEKTVTCPLHLSAFKLTDGAPQNPPATAPLKTYKVKIQDNAIYIKID, from the coding sequence ATGGAAGAGGAAGAGTGGGTGCGCGTCTGCGACGCCGGCTCGCTTTCAAGTGGCGAGCTGGTCGAGTTTGACCACAGAAGCAAGAAACTGATGGTTGCAAAAATGGGAAATGATGTCTATGCTACAGACAGGATATGCACCCATGCCTACGCAGACCTGACAGGGGGCTTTGTGAACGAGGGCGAAAAGACGGTGACCTGCCCCCTGCACCTTTCTGCCTTCAAGTTGACAGACGGCGCGCCGCAGAACCCTCCTGCCACTGCCCCCCTTAAAACTTACAAGGTTAAAATACAGGATAACGCAATTTACATCAAGATCGATTAA
- a CDS encoding cysteine desulfurase has product MQKGALNVEKIRKDFPILKRKVMGGKPLVYLDNAATTQKPLAVIDAIHDYYTNYNSNIHRAVHQLAEEATKAYEDTRVKIAKFINARSTDEIIFTRNTTEAINLVAYSWGRANIKKDDRIVITEIEHHSNIVPWQILTQEKGAKLEYIGVGDDGYLKMHEYKKYLDSGKVKLVSVSHMSNVLGTITPINEIIKMAHEKGIPVLVDGAQSVPHMPVDVQKMDCEFMAFSAHKMLGPTGVGVLYVKRELLEKMPPFMGGGDMIKEVHKYETRYNDLPYKFEGGTPNIADVIGFAAAIDYLEKIGMDRVREHEIDITKYALDRVAQVKGVTIYGPMNAIDRGGVVSFNIGDIHPHDLATIMNDHGVAIRSGHHCAQVLMERLDVAATSRASFYIYNTKEEVDVFIEALSEARRLFKI; this is encoded by the coding sequence ATGCAGAAAGGCGCCCTCAATGTTGAAAAGATCCGCAAAGATTTCCCCATCCTGAAGCGGAAGGTGATGGGTGGCAAGCCCCTGGTATACCTCGACAACGCGGCAACCACGCAAAAGCCGCTTGCAGTCATTGACGCCATACACGACTATTACACGAACTACAATTCCAACATCCACAGGGCGGTGCACCAGCTCGCAGAAGAGGCGACCAAGGCGTACGAAGATACGCGCGTAAAGATTGCCAAGTTCATAAATGCTCGCTCGACAGACGAGATAATTTTTACCCGCAACACGACAGAGGCGATAAACCTTGTCGCGTACTCGTGGGGAAGGGCCAACATAAAAAAAGACGACAGGATAGTGATTACAGAGATAGAGCACCACTCCAACATTGTGCCGTGGCAGATACTGACGCAAGAAAAGGGCGCAAAACTGGAATACATCGGGGTCGGCGACGACGGCTACCTGAAGATGCACGAATACAAAAAGTACCTTGACTCTGGCAAGGTCAAGCTCGTGTCCGTGTCGCACATGTCAAACGTGCTTGGCACCATAACCCCGATAAACGAGATAATCAAGATGGCACATGAAAAGGGCATCCCGGTGCTGGTCGACGGCGCACAGTCGGTCCCCCACATGCCGGTCGACGTCCAAAAGATGGACTGCGAGTTCATGGCGTTTTCTGCTCACAAGATGCTCGGCCCGACGGGCGTCGGCGTGCTGTACGTAAAGCGCGAGCTGCTTGAAAAGATGCCGCCGTTCATGGGCGGAGGCGACATGATAAAAGAGGTGCACAAGTACGAAACACGCTACAACGACCTGCCGTACAAGTTCGAGGGAGGCACGCCCAATATCGCCGACGTCATCGGCTTTGCCGCCGCAATAGACTACCTTGAAAAGATCGGCATGGACAGGGTCAGGGAGCACGAAATCGACATCACAAAATACGCGCTTGACAGGGTTGCGCAGGTAAAGGGAGTGACGATATACGGCCCGATGAATGCAATAGACAGGGGAGGGGTGGTTTCATTCAACATCGGCGACATACACCCGCACGACCTTGCGACCATCATGAACGACCACGGAGTCGCCATCAGGTCGGGACACCACTGCGCGCAGGTGCTCATGGAGCGCCTCGACGTCGCGGCGACTTCGAGGGCAAGCTTTTATATCTATAACACCAAAGAGGAGGTCGACGTGTTCATTGAGGCTCTATCTGAGGCAAGGAGGCTGTTCAAGATTTGA
- the sufU gene encoding Fe-S cluster assembly sulfur transfer protein SufU: MSDDIYREIILDHYRNPRNKGKIQNADVSIHDSNPLCGDEIDIHLKVDGDKIKDIKFEGRGCAISQASASMLTEMVMNKQLTSVKDLTKDDILENIGLTNLGPARIKCALLSLKVLKLGMVKYYADRDPASAKKLQDDTRTL, from the coding sequence TTGAGTGACGACATTTACCGCGAAATAATACTCGATCATTACCGCAACCCGAGGAACAAGGGCAAGATACAGAACGCAGACGTCAGCATACACGATTCAAACCCGCTTTGCGGCGACGAAATTGACATCCACCTGAAGGTCGACGGCGACAAGATAAAGGACATCAAGTTCGAGGGCCGCGGCTGCGCCATAAGCCAGGCAAGCGCCTCGATGCTGACAGAGATGGTCATGAACAAGCAGCTCACGTCGGTAAAGGATCTGACAAAGGACGATATTCTGGAGAACATTGGCCTCACGAACCTAGGCCCGGCAAGGATCAAGTGCGCCCTTTTGTCGCTCAAGGTGCTAAAGCTTGGCATGGTAAAGTACTATGCCGACAGGGATCCTGCGTCAGCCAAAAAGCTGCAGGATGACACGAGAACGCTTTAG
- a CDS encoding phosphatase PAP2 family protein yields MSSAAATNPPWMFRTRSFQFAAFVAAFVVFSAVVASGATSSIDEPVNKYAKSIEGNPGLDAAMIAITTMGDVATLLLFAIVITIIRRTRKAGMIFLISIVALAIVVMYMKPFVGRPAPQYAFVPAINLPENFGIESDSLAPFAAAFSYPSGHVSRATALAFIVGYLLYRKSRTAGYAIWAFPIAIGITRVYVQQHFPTDLVGGFLVGMMISVVLSNSMKLWQPFQLSRFKGKEDKEGARASSA; encoded by the coding sequence TTGTCGTCAGCTGCTGCAACAAACCCGCCGTGGATGTTCAGGACGCGCTCGTTCCAGTTTGCCGCGTTCGTTGCCGCGTTCGTGGTTTTCAGCGCGGTGGTTGCGTCAGGTGCCACAAGCTCCATTGACGAGCCCGTCAATAAATATGCAAAATCGATAGAGGGCAACCCCGGCCTTGACGCGGCCATGATAGCGATAACAACTATGGGCGACGTGGCGACGCTCCTCCTGTTTGCCATCGTAATCACCATCATAAGGCGCACCAGAAAGGCAGGCATGATATTTCTCATCAGCATAGTCGCGCTTGCCATAGTCGTCATGTATATGAAGCCGTTTGTGGGCAGGCCAGCGCCGCAATACGCGTTTGTCCCCGCGATAAATCTGCCAGAGAATTTCGGCATCGAAAGCGACAGCCTTGCGCCCTTTGCCGCGGCCTTTTCCTACCCGTCAGGCCATGTGTCGAGGGCTACGGCTCTTGCGTTCATAGTCGGATACCTTCTGTACAGAAAGTCAAGGACGGCAGGATACGCGATATGGGCGTTTCCCATAGCGATAGGGATAACGCGCGTCTATGTCCAGCAGCACTTTCCCACCGACCTTGTCGGTGGATTTCTTGTCGGCATGATGATATCAGTAGTCCTTAGCAACTCGATGAAGCTGTGGCAGCCGTTCCAGCTGTCAAGGTTCAAGGGCAAGGAGGACAAGGAGGGCGCCAGGGCCAGCAGCGCCTAG